A region of Rhodopirellula islandica DNA encodes the following proteins:
- a CDS encoding CBS domain-containing protein: MKKNEPLTKIMSTGLQTIHDGEPVSKLRAMFESGGIHHIPVVSGEKLIGIVSWSDFVRISFGEFGNQTSKSLDQTLDHLYKVHDVMVADCVTIEKSSTIRDAARLLGSHSFHSLPVVEGDKLVGIVTSTDLIQYLADQ, encoded by the coding sequence ATGAAGAAAAACGAGCCGCTGACAAAAATCATGTCAACAGGATTGCAGACCATTCACGACGGCGAGCCCGTTTCGAAGTTGCGAGCCATGTTTGAATCCGGTGGCATTCACCACATCCCTGTTGTCAGCGGGGAGAAGTTGATCGGCATCGTTAGCTGGAGTGACTTCGTGCGAATCTCGTTTGGCGAGTTCGGAAACCAAACCTCGAAGTCCTTGGATCAAACACTCGATCACCTTTACAAGGTGCACGACGTGATGGTCGCCGATTGCGTCACGATTGAAAAATCGAGCACGATCCGTGACGCCGCGAGACTGCTTGGGTCTCACAGTTTCCACTCTCTGCCTGTCGTCGAAGGAGACAAGCTGGTGGGCATTGTGACCTCAACGGACTTGATTCAGTATCTCGCTGATCAATAG